One window of Oscillospiraceae bacterium genomic DNA carries:
- the rsxC gene encoding electron transport complex subunit RsxC: protein MARTFRGGFHPPERKDITAAKKIVALATPNTIMIPMSQHIGAPCKPLVKVGDEVKMGQKIGEPSGFVSVPVHSSVSGKVIAIEERPHTGLGKCLAVVIENDGLNTVCETVIPKNPGKMSAQELVEAIKEAGIVGMGGATFPTFIKLSPPEGKKADCVILNGAECEPFLTADHRMMLEHPDDIIDGLKIMMKILNVHRGYIAIEDNKQDAFRLLSEKCKEEFDIEVILVKTKYPQGSEKQLIDSVLKREVKSGQLPIDAGVVVQNVASAAEISTAIRTGMPLIKRVVTVSGSGAKNPENLLVRIGTPLSCLAEHVGLTDGIKKVLAGGPMMGTAQYTLEAPVMKGTSGLLFFTDKEYRHYEPKDCLKCGRCVKHCPMRLMPLMIMAHAELHNYDQAVRYGLKDCMECGTCSYICPSRRHLVQTIKIAKASLPKKQ, encoded by the coding sequence ATGGCACGTACATTTCGAGGAGGATTTCATCCTCCGGAACGTAAAGATATTACTGCAGCAAAAAAAATCGTTGCTTTAGCAACTCCGAATACCATTATGATTCCCATGTCACAACATATCGGGGCACCTTGTAAACCCTTGGTAAAAGTTGGTGATGAGGTAAAAATGGGGCAGAAAATTGGTGAACCGTCCGGCTTTGTTTCGGTTCCTGTGCATTCCTCTGTTTCCGGTAAGGTAATAGCAATAGAAGAACGTCCGCACACAGGACTTGGAAAATGCTTGGCTGTGGTGATTGAGAATGATGGACTAAACACCGTTTGTGAAACAGTGATTCCCAAAAATCCCGGTAAAATGTCTGCCCAGGAATTGGTTGAAGCCATCAAAGAAGCCGGTATTGTGGGAATGGGTGGAGCTACTTTTCCAACCTTTATCAAATTATCTCCTCCCGAAGGCAAAAAAGCTGATTGTGTAATTTTAAACGGTGCAGAATGTGAACCTTTTTTAACTGCCGATCATCGTATGATGTTGGAACATCCCGATGATATTATCGACGGGTTAAAAATTATGATGAAAATCTTAAATGTGCATCGAGGTTATATCGCTATTGAAGATAATAAACAAGATGCCTTCCGCTTATTGAGTGAAAAGTGTAAAGAAGAATTTGATATCGAGGTAATTCTCGTAAAAACAAAATATCCCCAGGGTAGTGAAAAACAGCTGATTGATTCTGTTTTGAAACGTGAGGTGAAATCCGGTCAATTACCCATTGATGCGGGTGTTGTGGTGCAAAATGTAGCATCTGCAGCTGAAATTTCCACGGCAATCAGAACCGGGATGCCTCTTATCAAGAGAGTCGTTACCGTTTCAGGTAGCGGTGCAAAAAATCCTGAAAATTTGTTAGTTAGAATCGGTACTCCTTTATCTTGTCTGGCAGAACATGTGGGCCTTACCGACGGAATAAAAAAAGTATTGGCAGGTGGTCCGATGATGGGAACCGCGCAGTACACTTTAGAGGCACCTGTGATGAAAGGAACTTCAGGACTTTTATTCTTTACTGATAAGGAATATCGTCATTATGAACCGAAAGATTGCTTAAAATGCGGAAGATGCGTAAAGCACTGCCCGATGAGATTGATGCCGCTTATGATTATGGCACATGCAGAACTGCATAATTACGATCAGGCTGTTCGTTACGGACTTAAGGATTGTATGGAATGCGGAACTTGCAGTTATATCTGTCCCTCAAGAAGACACTTAGTGCAAACCATTAAAATTGCTAAAGCAAGTCTTCCGAAAAAACAATAG
- a CDS encoding RnfABCDGE type electron transport complex subunit D — MNEKLIVSTSPHIQTNFGIGKIMSNVLIALIPAIGAATWIFGIRALILIIVSVTSAMLFEHLWCTLFKKPTTIFDGSAAITGVLLALTLPVGVAWYIPVVGSFFAIIVAKCLFGGLGNNFINPALAGRAFLLASYSLPMTTWTAPFSYQASSVDAVSYATPLKLLKAGEQVNLSYMDMLFGNMGGAMGEVCAVALILGFIYLWARKIIQPHATFSYVVTVALLGWFFGYQGLMSGDPIASVLTGGVLLGGIFMLTDYTTSPTTGKGNIIAGILAGALTIFIRVKGGYPEGVCYSILLVNILAPQIDKLVLPKKYGAQRRHVADEKK, encoded by the coding sequence ATGAATGAAAAATTGATTGTATCTACTTCGCCTCATATTCAAACCAATTTTGGAATCGGAAAAATTATGAGTAATGTTTTGATTGCATTGATTCCTGCAATTGGGGCTGCAACTTGGATTTTTGGGATTCGTGCATTGATTTTAATCATTGTTTCTGTGACCTCAGCAATGTTGTTTGAACATTTGTGGTGTACACTTTTTAAAAAGCCAACTACCATTTTTGACGGTAGTGCTGCAATCACCGGCGTATTGCTTGCATTGACCTTGCCCGTCGGTGTAGCTTGGTATATTCCTGTGGTTGGCTCCTTTTTTGCAATTATTGTTGCAAAATGTCTGTTTGGCGGATTAGGAAATAACTTTATTAATCCCGCTTTGGCAGGTCGTGCCTTTTTGTTGGCATCTTACTCACTTCCGATGACTACTTGGACTGCTCCTTTTTCTTATCAGGCTTCCTCTGTGGATGCAGTTTCTTATGCTACTCCTTTAAAACTTTTGAAAGCAGGAGAGCAGGTAAACCTCAGTTACATGGATATGCTTTTTGGAAATATGGGCGGTGCTATGGGTGAAGTTTGTGCCGTTGCTTTAATTTTGGGATTTATTTATTTGTGGGCACGGAAAATTATTCAACCTCATGCAACCTTCTCCTATGTAGTAACGGTTGCCCTGTTAGGTTGGTTCTTTGGTTATCAGGGATTGATGAGTGGTGATCCCATTGCTTCTGTGTTAACCGGCGGCGTATTACTGGGTGGAATTTTTATGTTAACGGATTACACTACCTCTCCCACCACAGGAAAGGGCAATATCATTGCCGGTATTTTAGCAGGTGCTTTAACCATTTTTATTCGAGTGAAGGGCGGTTATCCGGAAGGTGTTTGTTATTCCATTTTATTGGTAAATATTTTAGCACCTCAAATTGACAAATTAGTTCTTCCTAAAAAATACGGTGCACAAAGGAGACATGTTGCAGATGAAAAAAAATGA
- a CDS encoding FMN-binding protein translates to MLQMKKNDNIFVLAIKLFVICLVVALGLSALNYVTKPIIDELTESKKAEAMQSVLSDCELEKFSDAVYVGIENGEIKGYAVNVVTPEGYGGDIELIVGFDADFNVTGVEYISMSETPGLGSRAKEEPFASQFNGKPAQDFSEIQAMTGATVTSKAVNGAINQASDMAKEAKEAKETKEGAK, encoded by the coding sequence ATGTTGCAGATGAAAAAAAATGATAACATTTTCGTTTTAGCAATCAAACTGTTTGTAATATGTTTGGTAGTTGCACTGGGCTTATCCGCTTTAAATTATGTGACGAAACCGATTATTGATGAATTGACTGAATCCAAAAAAGCAGAAGCAATGCAATCTGTTTTATCTGATTGTGAGTTGGAAAAATTCAGTGATGCAGTTTATGTCGGAATTGAGAATGGCGAAATAAAAGGGTATGCAGTAAATGTTGTAACTCCGGAAGGCTACGGTGGCGATATTGAGCTGATTGTCGGTTTCGATGCCGATTTTAATGTAACCGGCGTGGAATATATTTCAATGTCTGAAACTCCTGGTCTTGGTTCCCGTGCGAAAGAAGAGCCTTTTGCATCCCAGTTTAACGGAAAGCCGGCTCAGGATTTTTCCGAAATTCAGGCGATGACAGGTGCTACTGTCACCTCGAAAGCCGTAAATGGTGCCATCAATCAGGCATCTGATATGGCAAAAGAGGCAAAAGAGGCGAAAGAGACAAAGGAGGGTGCTAAATAA